A stretch of the Geovibrio thiophilus genome encodes the following:
- a CDS encoding AzlC family ABC transporter permease — protein MKYALPIAAGYFPVAVSFGLTAVSAGLDGWLAVLMSLIVFAGASQFVGAGMFGMGVGGWEIVLTTFVLNFRHFLMSSSLSRRLPEATTKSQSALAAFGVTDETFAVASMSGEEKLTPSYLYGLNFTAYSAWASGTFVGVMAGSILSDTLKQSLTFGLYALFIGLLVPELKRTRPAVTAALCSMAVSGALYFQPFFELGSGWMIVGATIAGAFAAAVLHGEENEQA, from the coding sequence TTGAAATATGCGCTTCCCATAGCCGCCGGGTATTTTCCTGTGGCTGTTTCGTTTGGTCTTACCGCTGTCTCCGCAGGGCTGGACGGCTGGCTTGCCGTTCTCATGTCATTAATAGTTTTTGCCGGAGCGTCCCAGTTTGTCGGTGCCGGCATGTTCGGCATGGGGGTAGGCGGCTGGGAGATTGTTCTCACAACCTTTGTGCTGAACTTCCGCCATTTTCTTATGAGTTCATCCCTCTCCAGAAGACTGCCGGAAGCGACAACGAAGTCTCAATCGGCGCTGGCGGCTTTCGGGGTCACGGATGAAACGTTCGCTGTCGCCAGCATGAGCGGGGAGGAAAAGCTCACTCCTTCCTATCTGTACGGGCTTAATTTCACGGCTTACTCCGCATGGGCGTCGGGAACTTTCGTCGGAGTCATGGCGGGCTCAATCCTGAGCGATACCCTTAAACAGAGCCTGACATTCGGATTGTACGCACTGTTCATAGGTCTGCTTGTGCCGGAGCTTAAAAGAACAAGACCAGCTGTGACCGCCGCATTGTGCTCAATGGCGGTGAGCGGCGCTCTGTACTTTCAGCCGTTTTTTGAGTTGGGTTCGGGATGGATGATAGTCGGCGCCACCATAGCCGGTGCTTTCGCAGCCGCTGTTCTGCACGGAGAAGAGAATGAGCAAGCTTAA
- a CDS encoding phosphatidylglycerophosphatase A family protein, whose product MIHNILYFIATGFYSGRSPYAPGTAGTLAGVGLVILTGWFSLFYQIMLFILLFAAGVLAAEYHERTTGEKDAPEVVIDEIAAYYFLMLFFQNSALNLFWAFVLFRIFDIVKPHPIGKLEEIGGGIAVMLDDIGAAVYSLGALLVLKGLLWIVL is encoded by the coding sequence ATGATCCACAACATTCTTTACTTTATCGCTACAGGTTTCTATTCGGGCAGAAGTCCCTACGCTCCCGGCACGGCAGGCACGCTGGCAGGAGTAGGTCTGGTTATTCTCACGGGATGGTTTTCCCTGTTTTACCAGATAATGCTGTTTATCCTTCTGTTCGCGGCAGGTGTCCTTGCCGCCGAATATCATGAGAGAACCACAGGGGAGAAGGATGCCCCTGAAGTGGTAATAGACGAAATAGCCGCCTATTACTTTCTCATGCTGTTCTTCCAGAACTCGGCTCTTAACCTTTTCTGGGCGTTTGTGCTTTTCCGCATATTCGACATAGTTAAGCCTCACCCCATAGGAAAGCTTGAGGAGATCGGCGGCGGAATAGCCGTTATGCTGGACGACATAGGCGCCGCGGTTTACTCCCTCGGCGCGCTTCTCGTGCTTAAAGGTCTGCTGTGGATTGTACTGTAA
- the hisH gene encoding imidazole glycerol phosphate synthase subunit HisH, which yields MSKIAIIDYEAGNLRSVQKAFESLGYDAAVTSDAGDIKSAAKVVLPGVGAFGDCVSGLERAGLRETVLGVIASGRPFLGICVGMQMLFDKSYEFGEHDGLGIFRGSVKKFPDEIVKQRMKIPHMGWNSLSIKQKNHPVLNGINDGDMVYFVHSYYVQSEDAAVIAAECDYGVTFTAAAARDNIFATQFHPEKSQTTGLRLLKNFGEWKC from the coding sequence GTGAGTAAGATCGCGATTATAGATTACGAAGCGGGGAATCTCCGCAGTGTGCAGAAGGCATTTGAAAGTCTCGGATACGATGCCGCGGTGACTTCAGACGCCGGTGATATAAAATCCGCGGCCAAGGTTGTCCTGCCGGGTGTCGGCGCCTTCGGGGACTGCGTAAGCGGGCTGGAGAGAGCAGGGCTCAGGGAGACAGTTCTCGGCGTGATAGCTTCCGGCAGACCTTTTCTGGGCATTTGCGTGGGCATGCAGATGCTCTTTGACAAAAGCTATGAGTTCGGCGAGCATGACGGCTTGGGCATTTTCAGAGGTTCGGTGAAGAAGTTTCCGGATGAAATAGTAAAGCAAAGGATGAAGATTCCCCACATGGGCTGGAACAGCCTGAGCATAAAACAGAAAAATCACCCAGTGCTGAACGGGATAAATGACGGAGATATGGTGTATTTCGTGCATTCCTACTATGTTCAGTCGGAGGATGCGGCGGTAATTGCCGCTGAGTGCGACTATGGAGTGACATTCACCGCAGCCGCGGCGAGGGACAATATATTCGCCACTCAGTTTCATCCCGAAAAATCCCAGACGACAGGGCTTAGGCTGCTTAAAAACTTCGGGGAGTGGAAATGCTGA
- a CDS encoding CinA family nicotinamide mononucleotide deamidase-related protein, giving the protein MDCTVTAAVFAIGSELLEGSIVDTNSSWIGSRLVKHGINVEDVRLLPDNMDRMAELFLEASEKYDLIITTGGLGPTFDDLTAEVVSRVSGSSYTLNEEQLEHIRKRLAKFGISLKENHFHQAKLPEGCKTFFNRMGTAFGFSVSCGNSRIISMPGIPYEMKPMFDEQVLPWLHELFPLRERHIRDLRIAGKPESEVDDVIRELGIPDGLDCIINVGKGDILVKVRGFDEQAVHSFAEAIRKPFESNFIGYGDETFQVRLVRMLKEKGLTVGFAESCTGGMLGEDITSVSGSSAVFKGSVVSYSNDVKINVLGVPADVIETYGAVSAECAVAMAEGAKRVLCTDCAAAVTGIAGPDGGTDEKPVGTVFIAVSVNGKTEVKGYGFSGDRSAIRERSVKTAFGWLIDLLK; this is encoded by the coding sequence GTGGATTGTACTGTAACAGCGGCGGTGTTCGCCATCGGAAGCGAACTGCTGGAGGGGAGCATTGTCGATACCAATTCTTCGTGGATAGGCTCCCGTCTGGTTAAGCACGGAATAAACGTGGAGGATGTGCGCCTTCTGCCCGACAATATGGACAGAATGGCGGAACTCTTTCTGGAAGCATCTGAAAAATACGATCTGATCATCACTACCGGAGGTCTCGGACCCACATTTGACGACCTCACGGCTGAGGTGGTCAGCCGTGTTTCAGGCAGTAGCTACACACTGAACGAAGAACAGCTTGAGCATATCAGGAAACGGCTTGCCAAGTTCGGCATAAGCCTCAAGGAAAACCATTTTCATCAGGCAAAACTTCCTGAAGGCTGTAAAACCTTCTTTAACCGTATGGGGACGGCGTTCGGTTTTTCCGTATCCTGCGGAAATTCAAGAATAATCTCCATGCCGGGCATACCCTATGAAATGAAGCCGATGTTTGATGAACAGGTGCTGCCTTGGCTCCATGAGCTCTTTCCTCTCAGGGAGCGCCATATCCGTGACCTGCGAATAGCGGGCAAGCCTGAATCAGAAGTGGATGACGTTATCCGTGAGCTGGGCATACCGGACGGGCTGGACTGCATAATCAATGTAGGCAAAGGCGACATTCTCGTGAAGGTGCGGGGCTTTGATGAGCAAGCAGTCCACAGCTTTGCCGAAGCAATAAGAAAACCGTTTGAGAGTAACTTCATAGGTTACGGAGACGAAACCTTCCAAGTCCGTCTTGTGCGTATGCTTAAGGAAAAAGGGCTTACCGTGGGTTTCGCTGAAAGCTGCACGGGAGGCATGCTGGGAGAGGATATTACATCTGTCTCAGGAAGCTCCGCAGTCTTCAAGGGCTCCGTGGTGTCATACTCAAATGATGTTAAAATAAATGTCCTCGGTGTTCCGGCGGATGTTATAGAAACTTACGGCGCTGTGAGCGCCGAATGCGCCGTCGCAATGGCTGAGGGAGCAAAAAGAGTTCTCTGTACTGACTGCGCCGCGGCTGTAACGGGCATAGCGGGACCTGACGGCGGAACGGATGAAAAGCCTGTGGGCACTGTTTTCATAGCTGTAAGTGTGAACGGAAAAACAGAGGTGAAAGGCTACGGCTTCTCCGGCGACAGATCCGCCATAAGAGAACGCAGCGTGAAAACCGCCTTCGGCTGGCTCATAGATTTACTGAAATAG
- a CDS encoding GGDEF domain-containing response regulator, producing MNKWTDDFPEAMKEITILCVEDESDARDKLSGFLGKNFGVVYSASDGIEGLEVFKSEKPDIIITDIQMPLMNGLEMAEEIRKENADVPIIITTGYDDEKYLVGSIDIGAMKYIKKPVDIKKLRSLLSEVALNIIQQKEKAKKDRLLRLVMENSAEFYLITDLEKIYYMNTAFLRYIGYEDMAELGTRTAVLEGVNILKDGSGYCGADLKSWLKKAVDGNLDEAVLKMQGAGKLKSEAKNFLVRLNRVEEEHSVLVSMVDISTLETASAIGETPAMVDPLTGVVNRQKFLEELDRELYRVQRYTRPLTLILFDIDGFSEINERYGRQVGDSIIKEIAQLVRQNVRVVDTFARYGGEEFIILAPETDINGGFQLADKIRGKIERQQFPHVGRVTCSFGVTEYVLLQSRDLIIKTADDALYMAKSRGRNRVEKVTFL from the coding sequence ATGAATAAATGGACGGACGATTTTCCTGAAGCAATGAAGGAAATCACGATACTTTGCGTTGAAGACGAATCGGATGCCAGAGATAAGCTTTCCGGCTTTCTCGGCAAAAATTTCGGTGTGGTCTACAGCGCGTCCGACGGTATAGAGGGGCTTGAGGTATTCAAGTCGGAGAAGCCGGACATAATTATTACCGACATTCAGATGCCTCTTATGAACGGGCTTGAGATGGCGGAAGAGATAAGAAAAGAGAACGCGGATGTACCGATAATCATCACCACCGGGTACGATGATGAAAAATATCTCGTCGGTTCCATCGACATAGGCGCAATGAAGTACATCAAGAAACCTGTGGACATCAAGAAGCTCAGAAGCCTCCTCAGCGAAGTTGCTCTCAATATTATTCAGCAGAAGGAAAAAGCCAAGAAGGACAGACTGCTCCGTCTTGTTATGGAAAATTCCGCGGAATTTTACCTCATTACAGACCTTGAAAAAATATATTACATGAATACAGCCTTCCTCCGCTACATCGGCTATGAGGACATGGCGGAACTCGGTACAAGGACAGCTGTTCTGGAAGGTGTCAATATACTTAAGGACGGCAGCGGATACTGCGGAGCGGATCTGAAAAGCTGGCTGAAAAAAGCTGTTGACGGAAATCTGGACGAGGCGGTTCTCAAAATGCAGGGAGCCGGAAAGCTCAAAAGCGAGGCAAAGAACTTCCTTGTGCGCCTGAACAGGGTGGAGGAGGAGCACTCCGTCCTTGTCTCAATGGTTGATATATCCACTCTTGAGACAGCTTCAGCAATAGGGGAAACACCAGCGATGGTTGATCCCCTGACCGGAGTAGTGAACAGGCAGAAGTTTCTTGAGGAGCTGGATCGTGAGCTTTACAGGGTGCAGCGCTACACCCGTCCCCTTACTCTTATTCTGTTCGACATAGACGGCTTCAGCGAAATAAACGAGCGCTACGGAAGACAGGTCGGCGACAGTATTATCAAAGAGATAGCCCAGCTTGTCAGACAGAATGTGCGTGTTGTGGACACATTTGCCCGATACGGCGGAGAGGAGTTTATAATACTCGCTCCCGAAACAGATATAAACGGCGGCTTCCAGCTTGCGGACAAGATACGGGGCAAGATAGAGCGCCAGCAGTTCCCGCATGTGGGCAGAGTGACATGCAGCTTCGGCGTGACCGAGTATGTCCTGCTCCAGTCTAGGGATCTTATTATTAAAACCGCTGATGACGCCCTTTACATGGCAAAAAGCAGAGGACGCAACAGAGTGGAAAAAGTAACTTTTCTTTAA
- a CDS encoding phosphate-starvation-inducible PsiE family protein produces MKYFKNLQKSYDVTEDDLRNIASLKEIMENHKEDFVRDVFENFTKKFRLPDNVYPVVLAKHREFLITWYNRFFEAKLSNAYLAYLEKFGNLQKKYDIDYEWINAMMSYIRLWMHERIFQSLDDDVYRKNILLSVHKFMDINFDAVNYAFCENKIREYTSIFSVRNFVVSVSEKFSFLMHALMVVILIVMTIAAAVLFGAEILALLKENADKVLITALGSLLMIWVLVELLHTEVQMLKGGKFKISIFIGVALIAFIRDLLIITLKHETSNPVTYGFVLVSIAVLGVIYWMIAKTEK; encoded by the coding sequence ATGAAATACTTTAAAAATCTTCAGAAAAGCTATGATGTCACGGAAGATGATCTCCGCAATATTGCGTCTCTCAAAGAGATAATGGAAAACCATAAGGAAGACTTCGTAAGGGATGTCTTTGAAAACTTCACAAAAAAATTCCGCCTGCCGGACAATGTTTATCCCGTTGTTCTCGCCAAGCACAGGGAATTTCTTATCACATGGTACAACAGGTTTTTTGAAGCGAAACTCAGCAACGCCTATCTTGCCTATCTTGAAAAATTCGGCAACCTGCAAAAGAAATACGATATAGACTACGAATGGATAAACGCCATGATGAGCTATATACGCCTATGGATGCACGAGCGGATATTCCAGAGCCTTGACGATGACGTGTACAGAAAAAATATTCTCCTAAGTGTTCATAAATTTATGGATATTAATTTTGATGCGGTTAACTACGCATTTTGCGAAAACAAAATCAGGGAATATACATCTATATTCAGTGTGAGGAACTTTGTAGTTTCCGTTTCCGAGAAATTCTCATTCCTCATGCACGCGCTGATGGTGGTCATACTCATAGTAATGACAATCGCAGCGGCAGTGCTGTTCGGAGCGGAGATACTGGCTCTGCTGAAAGAAAACGCCGACAAGGTTCTCATAACCGCTCTCGGCTCTCTGCTTATGATATGGGTTCTGGTTGAGCTTCTCCATACAGAGGTCCAGATGCTCAAAGGGGGCAAGTTCAAGATAAGCATTTTCATCGGCGTGGCGCTCATAGCCTTCATCCGTGACTTGCTTATCATAACCCTCAAACATGAAACATCCAATCCGGTAACATACGGATTTGTTCTGGTATCGATAGCGGTACTGGGAGTAATATACTGGATGATTGCAAAAACAGAAAAATAA
- the hisA gene encoding 1-(5-phosphoribosyl)-5-[(5-phosphoribosylamino)methylideneamino]imidazole-4-carboxamide isomerase, translating into MLIIPAIDLLGGKAVRLRQGDMDDYKIYFDDPAEAAAQFRELGIKRLHIVDLDGAKKGEMTNFETIKRIIAKADMEIEVGGGIRSMDRIKAYFDIGVKYAILGTVVIKDPDFVKKAAETYPNRIILGVDAKNGYVATEGWYETSGTKAEDVLKTYAGYFIESVIYTDISRDGMLQGLNIEATAALADKSPWGIIASGGLKDITDVKNLRELNHPNIKGTIAGKAFYEGTIDLKEAASIAG; encoded by the coding sequence ATGCTGATAATTCCCGCTATCGACCTTCTCGGCGGAAAGGCTGTGCGCCTCCGTCAGGGGGATATGGATGATTATAAAATATACTTTGACGATCCGGCGGAAGCTGCCGCTCAGTTCCGTGAATTGGGGATAAAAAGGCTCCATATAGTGGATCTGGACGGAGCCAAAAAAGGCGAAATGACTAACTTTGAAACTATAAAGCGGATTATAGCGAAAGCGGATATGGAGATAGAGGTAGGCGGCGGAATCCGCAGCATGGACAGGATAAAGGCTTACTTCGATATTGGCGTGAAGTACGCCATTCTGGGTACTGTTGTGATAAAAGATCCGGATTTTGTGAAAAAAGCCGCTGAAACTTATCCGAACAGGATTATACTGGGAGTAGACGCGAAGAACGGCTATGTCGCCACCGAGGGCTGGTATGAAACCAGCGGAACAAAGGCGGAGGATGTGCTGAAAACCTACGCAGGATATTTCATCGAAAGCGTAATCTACACCGACATCAGCCGTGACGGTATGCTTCAGGGGCTTAATATAGAAGCTACAGCAGCCCTTGCGGACAAGAGCCCGTGGGGCATAATAGCCTCCGGCGGGCTGAAGGACATAACTGACGTTAAGAACCTAAGGGAGCTTAACCACCCGAACATAAAAGGAACCATAGCCGGAAAAGCCTTTTACGAAGGAACAATAGATTTAAAAGAAGCTGCCTCCATCGCGGGGTGA
- the hisB gene encoding imidazoleglycerol-phosphate dehydratase HisB, producing the protein MNRSRTAEITRKTNETDIYLKLNIDGSGESKITTGVGFLNHMLELFARHGGFDLEVIAKGDTNVDDHHTVEDIGICLGDAFKKALGDKKGIRRYGFFLLPMDETLIECAIDFSGRTYLNYAADIQAVRVGTFETELAEEFFKAFADRAAVNLHIIKRFGRNTHHIIEGIFKAVARSIKDAVVVESDRIMSTKGTLSE; encoded by the coding sequence ATGAACCGCAGCCGCACGGCGGAAATCACCAGAAAAACAAACGAAACGGACATTTATCTCAAGCTGAACATTGACGGTTCCGGTGAGAGTAAAATAACCACAGGCGTGGGCTTTCTCAATCACATGCTGGAGCTTTTCGCTCGTCACGGAGGCTTTGACCTTGAGGTGATAGCGAAGGGCGATACAAACGTGGACGACCACCATACGGTGGAGGATATAGGCATATGCCTTGGCGATGCGTTTAAGAAAGCCCTCGGCGATAAAAAAGGGATAAGGCGTTACGGCTTCTTTCTCCTTCCCATGGATGAAACACTTATTGAATGCGCCATAGACTTCAGCGGCAGAACATACCTTAACTACGCCGCTGATATTCAGGCTGTGCGTGTGGGAACCTTTGAGACTGAGCTTGCCGAAGAATTTTTCAAGGCGTTCGCTGACCGCGCTGCGGTGAACCTGCATATAATAAAAAGGTTCGGGCGCAACACCCACCACATTATAGAAGGAATATTCAAGGCAGTTGCCAGATCGATAAAGGACGCAGTCGTTGTGGAATCGGACAGGATAATGTCCACAAAGGGTACTTTGAGTGAGTAA
- a CDS encoding AzlD domain-containing protein yields the protein MSKLNIIILMALVTYIPRMLPMVFLKNMRLAPWLNRFLRFIPYASLGALIFPGALFSVTPPLAAAGGIITSAVLAFMGRSLIAVFASGVMAVYILLLII from the coding sequence ATGAGCAAGCTTAACATAATCATACTCATGGCTCTGGTGACGTACATCCCGAGAATGCTCCCGATGGTTTTTCTTAAAAATATGCGTCTGGCTCCTTGGCTGAACAGATTTCTCAGATTCATCCCTTACGCGTCCCTCGGCGCGCTTATATTCCCCGGAGCACTGTTCTCCGTCACCCCGCCGCTTGCGGCAGCAGGAGGAATCATAACCTCAGCAGTGCTTGCCTTCATGGGCAGAAGCCTCATTGCCGTGTTTGCCTCAGGCGTTATGGCAGTCTACATTTTGCTTCTGATAATTTAA
- the secA gene encoding preprotein translocase subunit SecA: MIKDLAKKLFGDFNQRYLKKVAGVVDKINSLESVFERQSIEELKACTAEFRRRLENGESIDDLLPEAFAAVREVSKRRMHMRHFDAQLIGGYALHKGKISEMKTGEGKTLVATLPLYLNALEGKGAHLVTVNDYLARRDALWMSPVYLTLGLSVGIIQHEASWLVEWEDEETFTAKAVPCNRKQAYAADITYGTNNEFGFDYLRDNMKLSVNDMAQRKLHYAIVDEVDSILIDEARTPLIISGPTENSTNVYYKIDEVIRLLNPQTDFKIDEKRRDVQLLDSGINSIEKTLGLENLFDVANVDTLHYVNNSLKAHAVFKRDKDYVVENGKVIIVDEFTGRLMPGRRYSDGQHQAIEAKEQVVIENENQTLASITFQNYFRMYAKLAGMTGTAATEAGEFMQIYGLGVVSIPTHRKMIRNDRADVIYKTAREKYEAIVAEIEEMFKSGRPVLVGTSSIEKSELVSKMLEKKKIRHEVLNAKHHEREAQIVALAGQKSAVTIATNMAGRGTDIKLGEGVLELGGLHILGTERNESRRIDNQLRGRAGRQGDAGSSRFFLSLEDDLMRIFGSEKISYIMNKLGMKDGEPIEHNIISKAIENAQKKVEAMNFEVRKYLLDYDNVMNQQRTIVYGLRNSILNKDQVEEVARETINNTINSLYDEFVTAQEKPDLDGFMKALKETFAIDDISTDVKKADDFLDTAALKIREKFDAKKAEFGEHYRGLFSYLMISMLDDKWKEHLLSMDHLRDSVRLRGYGQKDPLNEYKREAFNLFAALMDRVYSNTCRILFNVRMGQKQEDVDLEKKEQERQKAARISEERRDVLSAAPKDEKAKPVRRVVPKVGRNDDCPCGSGKKYKKCCGQNEADSDDV; the protein is encoded by the coding sequence ATGATTAAAGATCTGGCGAAAAAACTGTTCGGCGACTTCAACCAGAGGTACCTCAAAAAGGTAGCCGGTGTTGTCGATAAAATAAACTCTCTTGAGAGCGTCTTTGAAAGACAATCCATTGAGGAGCTCAAGGCATGCACGGCGGAGTTCCGCAGGCGGCTTGAAAACGGAGAAAGCATTGACGACCTCCTTCCCGAAGCATTCGCTGCCGTAAGGGAAGTGAGCAAACGCAGAATGCACATGAGGCACTTTGACGCGCAGCTCATAGGCGGATACGCACTGCACAAAGGCAAAATATCAGAAATGAAAACCGGTGAAGGCAAGACCCTTGTGGCGACCCTTCCCCTTTATCTTAACGCTCTCGAAGGCAAAGGCGCTCACCTTGTAACCGTGAACGACTATCTCGCCAGACGTGATGCCCTCTGGATGAGCCCTGTTTACCTCACTCTCGGACTCAGTGTCGGCATTATCCAGCACGAAGCCTCATGGCTTGTGGAGTGGGAGGATGAGGAAACCTTCACCGCTAAAGCCGTTCCCTGCAACAGAAAACAGGCATATGCGGCAGACATTACCTACGGAACAAATAATGAGTTCGGATTCGACTATCTGCGTGACAACATGAAACTCTCCGTTAACGATATGGCGCAGAGAAAGCTCCATTACGCAATAGTGGATGAAGTGGACAGTATCCTTATAGATGAAGCGAGAACACCACTTATTATAAGCGGTCCGACTGAAAACTCCACTAATGTTTACTACAAAATAGATGAGGTAATCCGCCTGCTTAACCCTCAAACTGATTTCAAGATTGATGAAAAGCGCCGTGATGTCCAGCTTCTTGACTCCGGCATAAACTCCATAGAAAAAACTCTCGGGCTGGAAAACCTTTTTGATGTCGCCAATGTTGACACCCTTCATTATGTCAACAACTCGCTGAAGGCTCACGCGGTCTTCAAGCGGGACAAGGACTATGTGGTGGAAAACGGCAAGGTAATAATTGTCGATGAATTTACAGGCAGGCTCATGCCCGGCAGAAGATACTCAGACGGTCAGCATCAGGCGATAGAGGCAAAAGAACAGGTTGTGATCGAAAACGAAAACCAGACACTCGCATCCATAACCTTCCAGAACTACTTCCGCATGTACGCCAAGCTCGCAGGCATGACCGGTACCGCCGCAACGGAAGCAGGCGAATTCATGCAGATATACGGACTCGGCGTGGTGAGCATACCCACACACCGCAAAATGATAAGAAATGACAGAGCGGATGTTATATACAAGACCGCCCGTGAAAAATACGAGGCGATCGTAGCCGAAATAGAGGAAATGTTCAAATCAGGGCGCCCCGTCCTTGTGGGAACCTCATCCATTGAGAAGTCTGAGCTTGTAAGCAAAATGCTTGAGAAAAAGAAGATCAGACATGAGGTACTCAACGCCAAGCACCACGAACGTGAGGCTCAGATAGTAGCTCTCGCCGGGCAGAAAAGCGCGGTAACCATAGCAACCAACATGGCGGGACGCGGGACGGACATTAAGCTGGGCGAGGGAGTACTCGAACTCGGCGGTCTTCACATTCTCGGTACAGAGCGCAACGAATCCAGAAGGATAGACAACCAGCTCAGAGGACGTGCCGGACGTCAGGGAGACGCTGGCTCATCAAGATTCTTCCTCAGCCTTGAGGATGACCTCATGCGCATCTTCGGCTCCGAAAAGATCTCCTATATCATGAACAAACTCGGCATGAAGGACGGAGAACCGATTGAGCACAACATAATCTCCAAAGCCATAGAGAACGCACAGAAAAAAGTCGAAGCGATGAACTTTGAAGTGCGTAAATACCTGCTGGATTACGACAACGTAATGAATCAGCAGAGAACCATCGTCTACGGACTCCGCAACAGCATCCTAAACAAGGATCAGGTGGAAGAAGTAGCCAGAGAAACCATCAACAATACCATTAACTCCCTCTATGACGAATTTGTCACGGCGCAGGAGAAGCCTGATCTCGACGGCTTTATGAAGGCTCTGAAAGAAACCTTCGCCATTGATGATATATCAACTGACGTCAAGAAAGCCGATGACTTCCTTGACACCGCCGCTCTAAAGATCAGGGAAAAATTCGACGCCAAGAAGGCTGAGTTCGGCGAGCACTACAGAGGGCTTTTCAGCTACCTGATGATAAGCATGCTGGACGATAAATGGAAGGAGCACCTCCTCAGCATGGATCACCTCCGTGACAGTGTGCGCCTAAGAGGATACGGACAGAAGGATCCTCTCAACGAATACAAGCGAGAGGCGTTTAACCTCTTCGCCGCTCTCATGGACAGAGTTTACTCCAACACCTGCCGCATCCTCTTCAACGTCAGAATGGGGCAGAAGCAGGAAGACGTGGATCTTGAGAAGAAAGAGCAGGAACGGCAGAAAGCAGCCAGAATATCCGAAGAGCGCAGAGATGTTCTCTCCGCCGCTCCCAAAGATGAGAAAGCGAAACCGGTCAGAAGAGTTGTTCCCAAAGTTGGCAGAAACGATGACTGCCCCTGCGGAAGCGGCAAAAAATATAAAAAGTGCTGCGGTCAGAACGAAGCCGACAGTGATGATGTTTAA